The sequence CAGTAGAAGAAATTCTGCTACCTCCTTCTGAGTTCCCATTTCTTCTTCTGTTTGAAAATGAGCTTCCCACTGACGGTAAAACTGACGTAGATATTCAAGTAAAGTTAAGTTTGGCTGCTGTTTGAGTTGCTCTGCAAAGTCAGCAATCCGAAAGAAAACTGGTAACAAAGTTTTACCTAATTCTTCTTTATCTTCGCCGACAATTACTGTTTCCCCATCATCTCTCTTTGTCTTTGCAAAATGTAATGCTAAATAACGTAGAAGAGTAGTCTTCCCCGCACCTGGAGCGCCTAAAATTACACTATAAGGATTTTCTCGTACCGCTTGGGATAATGCAATTTTTTTGTTAACAGTTTTAGTACTAGAAACAGTTATTGAGTCTTCAATAAGTGCTTCGTAATCGTAGGCTTCATTCAAATCATCTTGACTAACATCCATCTCGTCAAATTTAACACTTTGAGATTGCAATACACTTGCCACATTTGGTTTTGTTGTATTAGCCTCAGAAGTTTCGGTAATATGTTGTCGCCATTGTGCTTGTAGGGATACATAAACTTGGTCAAGGAAAATATCAACTTGGCGATTTACCTGCATTACCCCACTTATTTTGAGATAAGAATTCTCAGCAATTAACCACTCTAAATAAGGATAAAGTAAGGGATTGCGTGTTTTAAATTCTACTACCTTTTCTCGCCAATCCCAAAAATCTGGCGCACGCTGACGAAATTCATCTAAAAACTGATTTTTATTTAGCCATAAAATTAATACTAAATTTCTTCCAAATAGCTCTTCTCTACCCAAATTCAATTGTTTCATTTCTTTAACCAAGCGCGGTGTAGGTAATTGGTCAATTCCAAATGCCATCACGAATTTGCGCTCAGTTTGAGTATTCTGCTGTTTATTATCATCCAATCTATAAAGAAAATTATGAAAAGAATCTTCGCTGTAAAAAAAATTATAAAACTCAAAACTTTCTTCAGTAGTTTCTAAAGAATCCTTCAGACTTTTAACTACTATATGCTGGGGACTAATCTCTGGTGTAATACCGAAAATAATTGTCGTCCCACTGGAAATTTCTAATAAAGTAACTAACTTATCTAATTCTTTTTTATCGGCTTCGCTCAAAGAATAGTTAGTGTCTTGATTAAGCATAAGTCAACCAGATAAAGTTAACATTGATAGATAAAATGAAAATGAAAAAGTTTTTATGATATATTATTTGTAGCTTGCCAACGCTGTAAATCCTCCATCAAAATAGGATTAATATCAAACCAAGATTCCTGCTTTGAATTGTAATAACCTAAAACTAATTTATTTTGCAAAAGTTCGTCAGAAATAATAAATTCGCCTTTATTAGGTAATTTATGAGTTTTAGTAGTTAACTTCCCAGTTTTGTGTATAGACTCAAGCTCCGGATAGTGGTAGTCACTTAAGTTATACTCTCGACGTACTTCTTGTACTGCTTCTTGTGCAGTATCTAAGTCTATAAATGAAAGTTTGTTTCGCAATCCAATTTCACAGGTAGTACGTGCAAGCCTAACTAAATCTCGCATCACACCACCACTTTTTTCACAAATTAATTCCAAAGCATCGGGATTAAATAAACCTTTATAACTATCACCCAACTTAACAAGACGTGCATTTATTACTTTGATTAAAATTTCTCGACCATGTTGATTGGGATTATTAGTAGGACATAAATTATCATCAGATTCAAATACTGGAGGATTATTCAAATCCAAGCATTTTTGAAAACTTTCCATCGGTTGACGGAAACTTGGAGAATATCGCAAAGAAATAGGAATCGAATAGACAATATGGGATTTTAATTCTACTAATAGTGGACTAGAAAACATCTCCAAAGCAGTTACTTGGTCGTGTCTATCTAAACCATCAACAATGATTAATAGCCTTTGTTCTCTTTCCTCTTCCGCAGCCTTGATAATATCATTAACTCTATCAATAATCTCGCTCAATAAAGGACGAACATTAAGAGTTTTATTTACTTCTCTAGTTAAACCACGCTTGAGAACTAATCCTAATTTGGTCAGAAATTCTGGAAATTGCAAACCATCAGTTTCACTATCTTTATCTTGATAAACTACAGTTTTTAGACTATCTTGCAGAGCATTTAATAATTCATCTTTTCTATTAGATAGCCAATTAGATTGAATGGCTTGACGTGCAATTTCTAAACCAATTAAAACTATCACTTCCGCATAGCCAATATTGTATCTATCTAAAGCAGTTTGCGTATCAATCCATATAACAGTGTAAAAATCAGCTACTTTTTGTTGCAACCGTCGCAACTCAGTAGTTTTTCCCCCACCCCGATGACCAGCCAATAAAAATTTTGCTGGATCGTCTTCCATTTCCAGCAAACTAACGAGCTTATTTACGGGACTGTTATCTCTTTGAACGTAAAAATTTCTCAGGTCTTCAGCCGTTACCAGAGGTTCTTCTGGTTTAAATAGCTGGTAAGCATTTCGCCAAAATTTTGTATTACTCATACTGACAATATTTAATCAAAATACTTGATTTAAAGTATTAAACGTTGCTTTATAGAATCATAAAGTATAATAATTTTTTTAATAGACTTATGTAACATAAAATACTTGAAGTAAAACTTTTGTCAGTGATGAATTATTAATACTAATAAAATATACCCAAAACTTAATTTACCTGCATTTTCAACAATTCTTAATTTAAATGCAAATATTCATTACGATTACATGGAATACTAGTCCTATTTATCTGATATCTTGAACCAATATCAATTAGCGCTCAAAATCGCCTAGGATTGAAAATCCCAGGCTAATAGCTCAAGTCTACTTAAGTAGACTGAAAGTCTTTCCCAGTCCTATTTATAGGACTTTTTCTATGAGACGGGGGTTTGCAACCCCCGGCGGTGTTGAGAATGGTGCAAGATGTCAGATTTATAGGACTTGTGCTATCAGACTGGGGTTTGCAACCCCAGTCGGGCTATGATAATAACCCCTCAAAAAAATCAACTACCGTCTTCGCAATCACTTCATTCCCATCAATTGCAATAGCTTCTTGACAACGAGGTGCTTCCAATGGCTGTTTCAAAAACTCCCAAGAACTTTCAAATAATTCGGCGGGAGTTAGTATTTGATGATAGTTGTAATTTTTTATTCCTTCTAAAAGAAAAGTTGCTTCTGCAAAATTATCTCTAGTAACTGAAATAATTGGCACTCC comes from Rivularia sp. PCC 7116 and encodes:
- a CDS encoding P-loop NTPase fold protein, which codes for MSNTKFWRNAYQLFKPEEPLVTAEDLRNFYVQRDNSPVNKLVSLLEMEDDPAKFLLAGHRGGGKTTELRRLQQKVADFYTVIWIDTQTALDRYNIGYAEVIVLIGLEIARQAIQSNWLSNRKDELLNALQDSLKTVVYQDKDSETDGLQFPEFLTKLGLVLKRGLTREVNKTLNVRPLLSEIIDRVNDIIKAAEEEREQRLLIIVDGLDRHDQVTALEMFSSPLLVELKSHIVYSIPISLRYSPSFRQPMESFQKCLDLNNPPVFESDDNLCPTNNPNQHGREILIKVINARLVKLGDSYKGLFNPDALELICEKSGGVMRDLVRLARTTCEIGLRNKLSFIDLDTAQEAVQEVRREYNLSDYHYPELESIHKTGKLTTKTHKLPNKGEFIISDELLQNKLVLGYYNSKQESWFDINPILMEDLQRWQATNNIS